GTACTGCACAATCGTGATGAGATCCCCCAGCAGCATGGACAGGCCGCCATCTCCGCACAGGGCAATTACCTGACGTCCGGGGTATTCCATCTGCGCCCCGATGGCCATCGGCATGGCATTGGCCATGGAGCCATGATTGAAGGAAGCCAGCGTCCTCCTGCCCGGCGTAGCGCACAGGAACCTTGCGCTCCAGATGCAGGGGGTGCCGGTATCTACCGTAAATACGGCGTCGGATGCCGCATGCCTGTTCAAGGCGGTCGTGAGCTGTTCCGGACGGATGGGAGACTCCTTGTCATTTCCTTCCATATAGGCGTTCATATCCCTCACGTCCCTGGCGTGGCGTTTCAGGGAGGCGTCCAAATGCCCGGAATCCGTTTTTTCCTGCACCATGTTCAGCAACGCCTCCGCCGTGACGGAAACATCCCCGCAAATGCCCAGGTCCAGGCGGCAGCGGCGGCCCATCACTTCCCCGCGCCTGTCAATCTGCACGATTTCAGGTTTGGTGGGGATGAAATTGAAATAGGGAAAGTCTGTTCCCCACAACACGATCATGTCGCTTTCATGCATGGCCTTGTAGGCGTCTCCCCACCCCAGCAGCCCCGTCATGCCGATGCCCAGGGGATTGTCATGCTCAAAATAATCCTTGCCCCGCCAGGTGTAGGCAATCGGGGCTTTCAAACGGTACGCGAGCTTGACGACCTTGTCTTCCGCGCCCGCGCACCCGGCGCCGCAGAAGAAAGTGATGCGGCGGTGGTCATCAAGCATCCGCGCCAGAAGGGATACGGATTCATGCTCAGGAACAACACTCTCCCGGGTATAAGAAGGAGGATGAACCATGTGCTTCATCTCCGCGGGGGCATCCGCAATGTCTCCGGGCAGGACGACGACGCCTACGTCGCGCCTGGCCCACGCGTGCTGAATGGCGGACATCAGTATGCCCGGAGCCTGGGAAGCTTCCGAAACCAGTTCCGCATATGCGCTGCATTCCTTGAAAAGCTGTTCCGGATGCGTGGCCTGGAAATATTCCATGCCCACCTGGCTCTGCGGGATGTGGGAGGCGATGGCCAGCACCGGAGCATGGTTCCGGTGGGCGTCAAACAGGCCGTTGATCAAATGGAGGTTGCCGGGGCCGCTGCTACCGCAGCATACAGCCAGGTTCCCGCTCAGCTGGGCTTCCGCGCTCGCGGCAAATGCCGCCGCTTCCTCATGCCGCACATGAATCCATTCAATGGTCTTCCTCCTTCTCAAAGCGTCCGTAACGGGGTTCAGGCTATCCCCCACAATTCCGTAAATTCGCTTAATTCCCGCCTTTTCCAAAATTTCAACGATCTGATCGGCTACCCTGTGCATGCAGCTTAGACACCGTCCAATCTCCCACGGATTCATTCTTATGTGTCATCCTCCCGCCTTTTCCGCACCGGAGAAAATACCTGCGGTTACCCTCCCGATATAAGAAACAATAAGGCCGCCGCCTTTGTCAGGCAGCGGCCCATGAATTGACGGGTTTTCCAGTGGGAAACCGTCAGGAACGGCGGCGGCGCATCATCAGGGCGGCCAGGCCCAGGATTCCCAGAGAAGCGGAGGCCGGCTCCGGAACCTGAAGCCCGGCAAAACCGGCAATCTGTTCCGCGCCAAGTTTTTCATTCGTCCATTTAACTTCACCCCATGTAAGGTTGGGATTAATCCAGCTGCTAATGGGGTTGGCGTTGCCGTTCATGTTGCCGTTGTAGGACAACGTGTCAAGCAGAGAACCATTCACATAGACATCCACAGACTGACTCTGGTCTGCGCCCGTGACGGACAAAGTAACGTTAAGAAGACCTCCACCCAAAACAACGGAAGTTTCAGAAACGTCCCCACGGTCTTGAGTAAAAAACCCGTTAGAAGTATTCAGGTTTCCATCTCCCATGCCAAGCCTGGCATCTGAAGTCAGATACAGGGCATTTGCCCCATAGCTTTGATTTGCGTTGCGTCCATAATAACCGAACAGAGCGGTTTGGGCTCCTTGCGTTAAGGAAGAGGTGTCCAGCCAGAGGGAGATCGTGTAACTGGAAGCATAAAAATTAGCACCATAAGGAATGGAACCAGCAGGGATAGCGCTGCTTGAAAGACTTCCGAACGTCATCTCTTTTCCCAGCGCAACACCTTCAGTTGTTGTCATCGTACCGGAATTGTAAAGCGTTCCGGCCTCTGGAGCAACAGAGCCGGGGTCCGCCAATGCCGGCACGGAGCAACAAGCAGCAATAACCATTAATGCTAAAGTCTTTTTCATTTTTATGTATGATGGACTGAGTTGTTAGAGGAATATTCTCTGCCCTTCATATATCGGATTCCTAATCCGCCCTTTTTTCTCTCAACTGGGAAAGATGGAAAGAACTCTTTTTTATTCTCTAAACAAATTTTCAATATGCTTATTTTCTGCAACTTATGAAAAAATATAAATGAAGCGCAGAATAATTTTTTTTTGCAGCCGCTTTGAAATTGCTGTTTAGAAACAGAAATCCTTTTTCTCAGAAGAGAAAAATCGTGATAATATCTTCATATCTGAAATGTTAGGTTGACCTCGGATTAGGAATTCGGTTGTCTTTCTCCAGCCCTCAAAAAACAACATAATATTTTCATATTCAATAAGAATTATTCTTCTTCCCCTCCACTTCCAAGACCTTTTTCTTGAAAAAGAACCTGCCCCAAATTATGCTCCCGCTAGCTGTAATATCATTTCATCATGAAATTTTTCAAAACAACCATTGCCATGGCAACCCTGCTGGGCTGTCTGCCCACGTCTCCGGCAGAAGTTGCCTTTCCGGGGCCTGCTCCCGGAACAGCCAACGCGGAACAATCCGCTTCCGGCTATACTCTTTCCAATAATATCCTGACGGCCAAATTTATCCTTCGGAACGGCAGTCTTTCCTTCGGGGGAATGACTTCCAAACTGGGGCCCGTCGCCAAGGCCGGGGGAGACTTATTTATCATCAATCTTCAGGATGGACGGAGCATTAAATCCTCCGATCTGAAAGCGGGAAACGTCAAGTTCACCGCCCTCCAGCCCAATCCCAAAGCGTTCAGACTGGCTGACCGCTTCCCGGGAAAAGCCGTCAGCGCCACGTTTCAGGCTCTGAACGGCGCCCTTCGCATCTCCTGGCGCGCCGTGCTCAGGGATCATTCCCATTACCTGCGGCAGGAACTCCGCCTGACATGTACGAAGCCCATCCAGATGAAAAACATCATAGCGATGCAATATGACCTGGTAGAAGGGAAAGCCGGAGCGCCCTCCGTCTCCGGCAACGCCAGAGGCGCGCTCATCGTCAATGACCTGGCGTTCACTGCCCTGGAAACTCCCATGGGCATCAATACTGTGGGGGGCGCCGGAAATACGGCAGGGGGAGAAACCGCCAGCTGGAGAGCGGACAAGTGGTCCACAGCTTCATGGACAGGAAATTTCAATGTTCCCCAGGAACTGAAAAAGCAGTACGGAGAACAGGTTTCCAGTGCGGAAGGCCCGGTTTCCATTGACGGCAAAGGCGCATGCGCCGTCACCTTCCAGTATAAGGGAGGGGACAAGGGCAACAACAAGCTGAACCTCGCCGGCGTGCAGCTCCTTTCCTCCAAGGGGGCCGTCCTTGATTCCGATTTCCACAACGGCAGCACCGGAGATTCCAATGCCGGCAACACTTACACGGTGCAAGTTCCCTCCAGGGGAAATTACATTCTGCGCTACTGGGCTCAGACCAAGAGCGAACCGATTGCCAGCAAGGGGGAAATCACCTTTTCCCTGCCCGTGCGCACGCTGGAGGAAAAGCAGGAAGCCCAGGCGGGCGAATCCCGGCTGGCCCAGGGTCTCTGGAGCCGTAAAACCACCATGCAGCCCGGGGAAATATGGGACGTATCCTCCGTTCTCGGAATCTTTGCCCCCGGCCAGCAACGCCGCTCCTTCCTGGCCTATATGGAACGGGAACGCGTGATGCCCTACCGCCCCTTCATCCATTATAATTCCTGGTATGAACTGAACATCAACCGCAACAATGATTCGGACCCCGCCAAGCGCATGACGGAAGAACAATGCCTGGCCGTCCTGAAAGACTGGCAGGAACAGTTTTTCCAGAAACGCGGCATGTCCATTGACGCCTTCGTCTGGGACGACGGCTGGGATGAATTCAACAGCCTGTGGGATTTCCACAAGATGTTCCCGCAGGGCTTCAAGCGCATTGACGCCGCCGCCGGAAAACAAAAGGCCGGCATCGGCACGTGGCTGGGCCCGGTGGGGGGCTACGGAGCCTCCAAGGGCAAGCGGCTCGCCCACTGGAACGTGAAGCATCCGGACAACAAAATCGGCAACTTCCAGCTCTCCAACAAGGAATATTTTGACGCCTTTGTGGGCCGCTGCTCCCAGATGGTGAAGGACTACCATATGAAGTACTTCAAATTCGACGGCATCAGCACCCACTTCCATGCCAAGGGACCCGGCAACGAGGAGGATGCGGAAGGCATCATCCGCGTGCTGAACGCCCTGCGCAAGAAAAAGGGGGATCTTTACATCAACTGTACCGTAGGGACCTGGGCATCCCCCTTCTGGTTCCGTTACGCGGATTCCGTATGGAGGCAGGAGAATGACTTCGGCACCATCGGAACGGGCGACAACCGCGACAAATGGATTACCTACCGCGACCGCCTGGTGCATGAAGTCTTTGTGCAGGGCTCCCCGCTGATGCCCATCAATTCCATGATGACTCACGGCCTGATGGTCACTAAATTCGGCCCTCCGGCATGCATGCCCCGCGACCCGGAAAACGTCAAGAAAGAACTCCGCTGCGCCACCGCCTGCGGCACTTCCCTCCAGGAGCTTTACGTGGATCGGGACCTGATGAACGCCAACGGAGGAGTCCTGTGGGACGAACTGGCCAAGGGGATCAAATGGATCCGCCGCAATGCGGACGTTTTGGACGATGTGCACTGGGTAGGCGGCAATCCGTGGAACAGGGAAACTAACGAAGGGTCCGTATACGGCTGGGCCGCATGGAATAAAAACAAGGCCACCCTGGCCCTCCGCAATTCCTCCGACCAGGAAAAGAGCCTGACCGGCACCCTGCGCAGCATCCTGGATATTCCCGCGAACGTCAAGGGCTCCATCACCTTCAAGGATTCCTATGACGACCAGCGGACGCTGGACGGCTTCTCCGGCAGTTCCGTAAATATTGACAAGGAACTCTCCTTCACGCTGAAGCCCTTTGAAGTGCTGGTGTACGAAGGAGGCAAGGTCAAATAAAACCGGCCGGTCCGCACGCCCGGCCAAGCCGGAACGGCGCTGGAAAAACATGTTGAGGGAGGCGGGATACCCGCCTCCCTTCTTTTTTCCCGCCCGCACAGAGCCCGGGTCAGAATGTTTTTTCAAACGTCACCGCTTCCAGCGGATTGGCAGGGTTGACCGGCATCACCAGGCATTCCGCACCTTCCCCGCCCGGGTACAGCGTCAGGCTGCCACCGGAGGAATAGACGATGGAGATGCCGTAATATCCCCCTTTTTTCACCAGAGACCAGGTGCCGCGGCAGGAAGAAACGAGGTCCTCCTCCAGCACGGAAAGGTTCTCCCTCTCCTCCGGGCGGGAAATCCACCTGCCCCATGCCTCCGGACGGGGAAAGGAAGAAATCTCGCACGTCCCGTCTTCATTCAGGAGGAGCGTGGAAGAACTGACCTGGAAAAAACGCTTCAGCTCCGGAGGGCGGAAAAACCACCGCTCCCTGGGGGAGGATTCCACCTCATACTTTCCGGACAAGTCCCGCAGGTCCGGCTTCTGAATCCACAGGAAAGTTTGTTGACACGCCGCCTGGCGGCACGCCAACCCCACCACGGCCAGCAGGGAAAGGAACGCCAGAACAAACGCCCACAGAGCCAGCCGCTTCCTCCACCACGCATAAACGGCGGCCAGCCCAGCCACGCTGCCCGCGCAAACCCAGAACCCCCAGGAACAGGAAAGGAAGGCCAGGGCATCCGCCAGCACGGAAAATCCATGAGAAAGATCATTCCACATAGGCGCTCCAGAATCTCCGGAACATGGTCAAAGTCAAGACAACAATGCCGCCTTTCAAAGCACGGCCCGCGGGCCGCGCCCCGCTGAAAAACTCCCGTCATGACCCCGGAAAATATTCCTCCGCACTTTTCTCACGGACTCCAATCAGGTAAAGAAGCATCTGAACCATGAAAAGCGCAGCACATCATCAGGGGCTTTCGGAACAGCAGGTTCTGGAAAACCGGACCAGATACGGAGTCAACATCCTGACTCCCCCGGAAAAGGAGCCCCTGTGGAAGCAATTTCTGGAGAAATTTTCAGACCCCATCATTAAAATTCTGCTGGTGGCTCTGTTCCTGTCCGTAGGCGTAGCCTGCTATCAGTTCCTTACCGGAGCGGAACCGGCCAGCGTTTTTCTGGAGCCCGCGGGCATCCTGGCGGCCATCCTGCTGGCCACCTGCGTGGGCTTCGCCTTCGAGGTAAGCGCCAACAAAAAGTTTGAAATCCTGAACCAGGTCAATGACGACACCATGGTCCAGGTCATCCGCGGCGGCAATATCTGCGAATTGCCCCGCCGGGACGTGGTGGTGGGCGATATCGTCATCCTGAACACAGGGGAGGAGGTTCCGGCGGACGGCGTCCTGCTGGAAGCCGTTTCCCTCCAGGTCAACGAATCCACGCTGACGGGGGAACCCCTCATCGGCAAAACCACGAATGAGGCGGAATTCAAGAAGGACGCCACCTACCCCTCCAACCACGTTCTGAAAGGAACAACCGTGGCGGACGGCCACGGCGTCATGGAAGTGACGTCCGTGGGGGACAGGACGGAATACGGCAAGGTTTATGAAGGCTCCCAGATCGACAACAAGGTGCAGACGCCCCTCAACCGCCAGCTTTCCAGGCTGGGCGACCTCATCACCTGGGCCAGCTACGCCATCTCCGCCCTCATCATCATCGGGCGGCTTACCCTGTACTTCTCCCACCTGCCCGGCCCCGTGGAATGGCTGGGCGCGGGAACCTATATTCTGAATACCGTCATGATCGCCGTAACCGTCATCGTCGTCACGGTGCCGGAGGGGCTGCCCATGAGCGTCACCCTGAGCCTGGCGTTGAGCATGAAGAGCATGCTCGCCAACAACAACCTGGTGCGCAAGATGCACGCCTGCGAAACCATGGGGGCCGCCACCGTCATCTGCACGGACAAGACGGGCACCCTGACGCGCAACCAGATGAACGTGTACAAGGCTGATTTTTACGGGTTGGGGGACGCCGCCCCGGCGGAAAACGAGCTGGGGAACCTGATCCGGGAGGGAATCGCCGTCAACTCCACCGCCTTTCTGGATTACGCGGACCCGGAACATATCAGGGCCCTGGGCAATCCCACGGAAGGAGCGCTCCTCCTGTGGCTGCACGGGTTGGGCGTGAATTACCTGGACCTGCGGGAAAACGCCCGCGTGCAGGAACAGCTTACTTTCTCCACGGAACGCAAGTACATGGCCACCGTGGCGGAATCCCCCCTGCTGGGCAAAAAAGTCCTTTACGTGAAAGGCGCGCCGGAAATCGTGCTGGGCCTCTGCTCCACCGTCCTGACTCCGGAAGGCCAGGTTCCCGCCGCGGACATGCGCCCCGCCATTGAGAAACAGCTCCTGGCCTATCAGAACCAGGCCATGCGCACGCTGGGCTTCGCGTACCGCGTTCTGGAGGATGACGCCCCGGTATTCAAGGACGGCCGCATCATCCGCAAGGATCTGGTTTATCTGGGCATCGCCGCCATTTCCGACCCCGTCCGGGACGATGTGCCCCAAGCCGTGAAGGATTGCATGGACGCGGGCATCCGCATCAAGATCGTCACGGGGGACACCCCCGGCACCGCACGGGAAATAGGGCGCCAGATCGGCCTGTGGACGGAAGAGGACACGCCGGACCGCCTGATGACGGGAGTGGAGTTTGAGCAGACCCCGGATGCGGAACTGCTGGACCGCGTGATGGACCTGAAAATCATGTGCCGCGCCAGGCCCATGGATAAGGAACGGCTGGTCAAGCTGCTCCAGAAGAAGGACCAGGTAGTGGCCGTCACCGGGGACGGCACCAACGACGCCCCCGCGCTGAACGCCGCGCAGGTGGGGCTTTCCATGGGGGACGGCACCACCGTAGCCAAGGAAGCCAGCGCCATCACCATTCTGGACAATTCCTTCATGAGCATTTCCCGCGCCGTCATGTGGGGGCGTTCCCTGTACAGGAATATCCAGCGCTTCATCGTCTTCCAGATGACCATTAACGTGGCGGCCTGCCTCATTGTGCTCATCGGCGCGTTCCTGGGCACGGAATCCCCCCTCACCGTCACGCAGATGCTCTGGGTGAACCTCATCATGGACACCTTCGCCGCGCTGGCGCTGGCCTCCCTGCCGCCGGACGAACGCGTGATGCGGGACCCGCCGCGCAAGACGACGGACCACATCATCACCCGCCCCATGGGGCGGAACATTCTGGGCGTGGGCATCCTGTTCGTCGCTTTCCTGTTCGGCCTGCTGCAATATTTCAAGCATGCGGACATTACCAGCCTCACGCAGTTCAGCCTCAGCGGCTACTTCCGCAGCTACCTGGACTTCTCCACCCCGGAACATGAACTGACAGGTTATGAACTGTCCCTGTTTTTCACCATTTTCGTCCTGCTCCAATTCTGGAACATGTTTAACGCCAAAGCATTCAACACGCACCGGAGCGCCTTTGCACGCATGGGCGCCAGCATCGGGGGCTTCGGGGTGGTGGCTTTGCTCATCCTGGCCGGGCAATACCTCATCGTCACCTTCGGCGGCAAGATGTTCAACGTGGTGCCCCTGAGCTGGACGGACTGGGGCCTCATCTTCGCAGGCACCTCCCTTGTCCTGTGGTTCGGAGAACTGGCGCGGGCATTCACGCCGGACAAATCCGCAGGCCGCCCGTAAACCGTCCGGAAGCAGCCTCCCGCGCATGACACGGACGGTGACGCCGCCCGGAAAACCTTCTTTCAACAAAGAAGCCCGCGGGCGTGTCACTCCCTGCATGGACCTGACACGCCTGACGGGCTCTATCTCCGGCCCCGCCGTTTTCCTCTGCCTGCTTTCCCTCTTTTTTGCCGGGTGTAAAAAGACGGAACAGGCGCCGCATGAAACGCCCACGATTATTTACGAACACCCCGTTACCATGGATATTCCGGTGACGGGCAGCTGGGTGGGCCACCTGGACGGCGTGGACAACGCCTCCATCGTCCCCCAGATTACGGGCTACCTGCAAACGCAGAATTACGCCAATGGCGCTATTGTGAAGAAAGGGGAAGTTCTCTTCCGCATTGACGATTCCACATTCAGGGACCAGGTATCCAAGGCCAAAGCCACCCTGGCGCAGGCGCAGGCCCAGCTCCAGCAGTTGAATTACGACGCGGAGATTTACAGGCCCCTGGCCGCGGAGAACGCCATTTCCAAACAGAAATACGAGGATACGCGCCTCTCCGCCCTGGCCGCGGAAGCGCAGGTGCAGCAGGCTGCGGCGGCCCTGGCCCTGGCTGAAAAAAATCTTTCCTATACGGTGCTGTACGCGCCTTTTGACGGAATAGCCGGCATTTCCAGGACAAACATCGGCGACCTGGTCAGCCCGGAAAGCGGCCCCCTTGCCGTCGTCTCCTCCGTCAATCCCATCCGCGTCAATTTCGCCGTCACCCAGCAGGAATGGATTCAGCAGGCGGGCAAGAACGGGAATGAGGGCGTCCAGACGGGCAGCAAGCTGGACATCACGCTGAAAGACGGGACCAAATACCCGGAACAGGCCACGGTAGTGGCCATTGACCGGGCGTTCAATCCCCAGACAGGCACCATCCGCGTGCAAGCCAACCTTCCCAATGCGGACTACCTGCTGCGCCCCGGCATGTTCATCATCGCCACGGCCCGGCTGGCCACCGTCAAGAACGCGCTGACCGTTCCGGCGAAATCCCTTCTTTCCACGCAGGGGCGCTTTTTCGTCATTGTTCTGGATGAGGGCAGCCACCCTTCCATCATTCCCGTACAGGCCGGGACGCAGCTTGGAGACAGGCAGCAGGTTATTCCCCTGAAACCGGATTCCCTCACCCCTCAAAGCAAAGTGGTCGTGGACGGCCTTCTCCAGGCGGAAGCGGCCTCCAGAAATCCGGCCGCCCGCCTGAAAGCGGTACCCTCCAGCAACCAATAAGCTCCTCCCGCCATGGCTGATTTCTTCATCAAGCGCCCCATTCTTTCCATCTGCCTCTCCGTCATCATTGTCCTGCTGGGGGCCTTTTCCATTCTGCGCCTGCCCATCTCCGAGTACCCGGACATCATTCCCCCCTCCATCCAGGTGACGGCCACTTATCCCGGGGCGGACTGTGAAACGGTGGTCAAATCCATCGCATCCCCCATCGAACAGCAAATGTCCGGCGTGGACGGCATGTCCTACATGACTTCCGTCAACACCAACAACGGGCAGATGAGCATGATGATCCTTTTTGAAATCGGCACGGAAGCCAACATGGACCAGGTGCTTTCCTACCTGCGCTACGGGCAGGCCACCTCCCAGCTGCCGTCGGAAGTCAGCGCGCTGGGAGTCTCCCTCCGCAAAACAAGCGGGCTGCCCGCCCTGGTCGTCAGCCTCTATTCCCCCCAGGGAACTTATGACGGCCTCTGGCTGGCCAATTACGCCTATATCAATATGGTGGACGCCATCAAGCGCGTGCCCGGAGTAGGAGACGTGCAGGTGTTCGGAGCCGGCCGCTACGCCATGCGCATCTGGCTGAACCCGGAAAAGATGGCCGCACTGAATATTACGGCCCGTGACGTGATGCTGGCCGTTCAGGCCCAGAACGCCGTGAATCCCGCGGGCAAGATAGGCGCGCAGCCCGCCCCGCCGGACCAGCAGCTTTCCTTCACCGTAAAAGCGCCCGGACGCCTGACCAGCGTGAAGGAATTCGAAAATATCGTGGTGCGCGGGCAGGACAGTTCCATCGTAAGAGTGGGAGATATCGCCCGCGTGGAACTGGGTTCGGAAACTTACAGCCTCAGTTCTTCCGTAAACGGCATGCCCGCCGCTTCCATCGGCATTTACGAGGCGCCCGGCGGAAACGCCATCCAGCTGGTGGACAACATCAAAGCCCTGCTGAAAAATACGGATATGCCGCCCGGCATGGATTACCTCGTTTCCCTGGACTCTACGCTGGCCGTCCGCGCCGGGATTGAAGACATCGTCAGCACGCTGGTGATTGCCCTGGGACTGGTGGTGCTGGTCGTCTTCATTTTCCTCCAGGGCTGGCGCGGCACGCTGATTCCGGCCTTTGCCGTTCCGGTATCTATCGTGGGCGCCTTCATCGCCTTTCCATTGTTCGGCTTTTCCATCAATACCATCTGCCTGATGGGGCTGGTGCTGGCCATCGGCCTGGTCGTGGACGATGCCATTGTGGTGGTGGAAGCAGTAAAGAACCATATTTCCAACGGGGAAAAGCCCCTCCAGGCCACCATTGCGGCCATGAAGGAAGTATCTGGCCCCATCGTCAGCACGGCGCTGGTGATTTCCTGCGTCTTTATCCCCACGCTGCTGCTGCCCGGCGTCACAGGCAAATTGTTTGAACAGTTCGCCGTGACCATCGGCATGTCCATCATCATTTCCGCCTTCTGCGCCCTGTCCCTCAGCCCCACCCTGTCCGCCGGGCTGCTGAAAGGGGGAAAAGCGGACTCCATTCCCCTGCTGGGGCCCTTTTTCAAATTGTTCAACAAGGGGTTCAACAAGGCGCGCGACTGGTACGTGGAAATCTGCGCCGGGCTTATCCGGCACATGTGGCTGTCCATCCTGCTGCTGGCCGTCATGACCGCCCTTCTCTTTCCGCTGGCCAGGCTTATTCCCAGCGGATTCCTACCCAATGAAGACCAGGGTTACCTGTTCGGCGGCGTGGAACTGCCGGACAATACATCCCTGAACGTCACGGCGGACACCGCCGCGCGGATTGAGCAAATCATCAGGGAGGATCCGGGCGTGGACGTGGTCACCACCGTAAACGGCTTCAACCTCATCAGCTCCGTCCAGAGTTCCTCCAACTCCTTCTTCTTCATTTCCCTGAAACCCTGGTCCGAACGGACAGCTCCGGGCATGACGGCGGACGGCATCGCCGCGCGCCTGAAAAGCAGGCTGAACGCGGAAATTTCCTCCGGCGTAGCGTATGTGGTCCCGCCTCCGCCCCTGCCTGGCGTAGGAACGTCCGGGGATGTCACGTTCCTGCTGGAAGACCGCCAGGGCATCGGGGAAAAATTCCTGGCCGCCAATACGTCCAAATTCATCGAGGCGGCGGAAAAGAGGCCGGAAATAGCGGACATCAGCAATTTCATGTCTCCCTCCAACCTTCAGTACAACCTGAATGTAAACACGGAGCAGGCCACCCTCCAGAATATGGACGTGGATGAAATTTACGCCACCATCCAGGCCTACATGGGAAGCGCCTTCCTGAACAATTTCAATATTTACGGGCAGGAATGGCAGGTGTACATGCAGGCGGACGCGCCGTACCGGGACAGCATCGACAAGCTTTCCATGTTCTACGTGCGCAACAATGAAGGAGATCCGGTTCCCCTGGATTCCGTAATCAACGTCACGCACGGCTGGGCCCCGGAATTCCTGATCCGCCAGAATATGTTCAACAGTTCCCAGCTCAACGTCACCCCGGCTCCGGGCTATTCCTCCGGCCAGGTCATGAACGCCCTGGAAGAAGTTTTCGCCCAGACCATGCCTTCCGGCATGGGATACGACTATTCCGGAATGAGCTACCAGGAAAAACAGGCGCAGAAAGGCATCACCATCGGCATGATTTTCGCGGCATCAGCCGTGTTTGTCTTTCTGATTCTGGCCTCCCTGTATGAGAGCTGGTCCCTGCCCGTAGCCGTCTTCATGACTGCCCCCATTGCCATCCTGGGAGCATTTCTGGCCCTGTGGATTACCGGGCTGGACCTCAACATTTATTCGGAAATCGGCCTCATCGTCCTGATTGCCCTGGCGGCCAAAAACGCCATCCTCATCGTGGAATTCGCCGTGCTGGAGCTCCGGCAGGGAACGGACCTGCTCACAGCCACCCTGGACGCGGCCAGAATCCGCCTGCGCCCCATCCTGATGACCAGCATCGCCTTTATCATGGGCTGCCTTCCCCTGGCCGTCGCCACGGGAGCGGGCGCCGCTGCGCGGCAGGTGGTGGGCGTCGGGGTCATCGGAGGCATGTTGACGGCCGTCTTCATCGGGGTATTTTTCATTCCTTCCTTCTTCTACCTGATTGCCAAGCTCGCCGGGCTGGATAAAAAAGCGGCGCGGAAACTTCAGGAAAAGGAGCAGGGAGCCCCCGCCCCTGCGAAGCTGGCCGAATGACGCTCCCGAAACGGGCAAACCGGCTCCCGCACAGCTTCCCGTCCCCTTACATCCAGAATATCCAGGCCCAGAACGCCTTCACGAACACGAGCACCACGTTAATCAGCAGCCCCACTTTTACCATGGTCATCTGT
This region of Akkermansia muciniphila genomic DNA includes:
- a CDS encoding PEP-CTERM sorting domain-containing protein translates to MTTTEGVALGKEMTFGSLSSSAIPAGSIPYGANFYASSYTISLWLDTSSLTQGAQTALFGYYGRNANQSYGANALYLTSDARLGMGDGNLNTSNGFFTQDRGDVSETSVVLGGGLLNVTLSVTGADQSQSVDVYVNGSLLDTLSYNGNMNGNANPISSWINPNLTWGEVKWTNEKLGAEQIAGFAGLQVPEPASASLGILGLAALMMRRRRS
- a CDS encoding calcium-translocating P-type ATPase, PMCA-type; the protein is MKSAAHHQGLSEQQVLENRTRYGVNILTPPEKEPLWKQFLEKFSDPIIKILLVALFLSVGVACYQFLTGAEPASVFLEPAGILAAILLATCVGFAFEVSANKKFEILNQVNDDTMVQVIRGGNICELPRRDVVVGDIVILNTGEEVPADGVLLEAVSLQVNESTLTGEPLIGKTTNEAEFKKDATYPSNHVLKGTTVADGHGVMEVTSVGDRTEYGKVYEGSQIDNKVQTPLNRQLSRLGDLITWASYAISALIIIGRLTLYFSHLPGPVEWLGAGTYILNTVMIAVTVIVVTVPEGLPMSVTLSLALSMKSMLANNNLVRKMHACETMGAATVICTDKTGTLTRNQMNVYKADFYGLGDAAPAENELGNLIREGIAVNSTAFLDYADPEHIRALGNPTEGALLLWLHGLGVNYLDLRENARVQEQLTFSTERKYMATVAESPLLGKKVLYVKGAPEIVLGLCSTVLTPEGQVPAADMRPAIEKQLLAYQNQAMRTLGFAYRVLEDDAPVFKDGRIIRKDLVYLGIAAISDPVRDDVPQAVKDCMDAGIRIKIVTGDTPGTAREIGRQIGLWTEEDTPDRLMTGVEFEQTPDAELLDRVMDLKIMCRARPMDKERLVKLLQKKDQVVAVTGDGTNDAPALNAAQVGLSMGDGTTVAKEASAITILDNSFMSISRAVMWGRSLYRNIQRFIVFQMTINVAACLIVLIGAFLGTESPLTVTQMLWVNLIMDTFAALALASLPPDERVMRDPPRKTTDHIITRPMGRNILGVGILFVAFLFGLLQYFKHADITSLTQFSLSGYFRSYLDFSTPEHELTGYELSLFFTIFVLLQFWNMFNAKAFNTHRSAFARMGASIGGFGVVALLILAGQYLIVTFGGKMFNVVPLSWTDWGLIFAGTSLVLWFGELARAFTPDKSAGRP
- a CDS encoding efflux RND transporter periplasmic adaptor subunit — its product is MDLTRLTGSISGPAVFLCLLSLFFAGCKKTEQAPHETPTIIYEHPVTMDIPVTGSWVGHLDGVDNASIVPQITGYLQTQNYANGAIVKKGEVLFRIDDSTFRDQVSKAKATLAQAQAQLQQLNYDAEIYRPLAAENAISKQKYEDTRLSALAAEAQVQQAAAALALAEKNLSYTVLYAPFDGIAGISRTNIGDLVSPESGPLAVVSSVNPIRVNFAVTQQEWIQQAGKNGNEGVQTGSKLDITLKDGTKYPEQATVVAIDRAFNPQTGTIRVQANLPNADYLLRPGMFIIATARLATVKNALTVPAKSLLSTQGRFFVIVLDEGSHPSIIPVQAGTQLGDRQQVIPLKPDSLTPQSKVVVDGLLQAEAASRNPAARLKAVPSSNQ
- a CDS encoding thiamine pyrophosphate-dependent enzyme — translated: MHRVADQIVEILEKAGIKRIYGIVGDSLNPVTDALRRRKTIEWIHVRHEEAAAFAASAEAQLSGNLAVCCGSSGPGNLHLINGLFDAHRNHAPVLAIASHIPQSQVGMEYFQATHPEQLFKECSAYAELVSEASQAPGILMSAIQHAWARRDVGVVVLPGDIADAPAEMKHMVHPPSYTRESVVPEHESVSLLARMLDDHRRITFFCGAGCAGAEDKVVKLAYRLKAPIAYTWRGKDYFEHDNPLGIGMTGLLGWGDAYKAMHESDMIVLWGTDFPYFNFIPTKPEIVQIDRRGEVMGRRCRLDLGICGDVSVTAEALLNMVQEKTDSGHLDASLKRHARDVRDMNAYMEGNDKESPIRPEQLTTALNRHAASDAVFTVDTGTPCIWSARFLCATPGRRTLASFNHGSMANAMPMAIGAQMEYPGRQVIALCGDGGLSMLLGDLITIVQYRLPVKIVVYNNDCLDFIQLEMQAAGLIPWQINLNNPSFAAVADAVGIKGFLLDKSSQVDQMVDMFLNYPGAALLDAHVDRDAIALPPYISMGQAADFSLAMMKQTLAGEVKQVWNTLAGNRKLFKP